The sequence below is a genomic window from Candidatus Cybelea sp..
CACGCCTGCTTTGATTGCCTATCACGACGCCGAGTGGGGTGTACCGGTACACAACGACCAAGCGCTCTTCGAGATGCTCGTGCTCGAAGGTGCGCAGGCGGGGTTGAGCTGGGAGACCGTCCTTCGCAAGCGCGAACGCTACCGCGAGCTTTTCGGGGGATTCGATCCCGCCTTCGTCGCCAACATCACGCCCTCGCGGGTCAAGCGCATGATGCTCGACGCCGGAATCATCCGCAACCGTGCAAAGATCGAAGCGGCGATCGGCAACGCGCGCGCCCTGCTCTTCGTGCGTCAAGAGTTCGACTCGTTCGATGCGTATATCTGGCGCTTCGTGGGCGGCAAGACGATCGTGCATAGCCCGCGGCGCCTCGGCGACGTGCCCGCGTCGTCGTCCGAATCGGACGCGATGAGTCGCGACCTGCGAAAGCGCGGCTTTCGCTTCGTCGGGCCGACGATCTGCTATGCCTTCATGCAGGCCGTCGGAATGGTCAACGACCACTTCGTAAACTGCGCCTGGAGGTAGCCATCCAGCTTTCGGATTAGATATAGTGGCGGAGTTTGGGCCAGAGGCTCGAGAGCGGTTGGGTGATTCCCTCGCATAGCGATATCGGAATGTTCTGCTCGTAGGAGATTACCCACGGCGGATTGGAATGCGTGACCAGCCGCGCACTGCGGAAAAGACCGGGGAAATCGCTGCGCCCGCAGTCCCCGTTGACGTCGATGACGACGTTCCCGCTGTAGCCTCGCGGGCCCCAAAGCCAATAATTGTTGTGGCCCGAGAGCGCCGGCGGCAACCCGTAAGGGCCGCCGAAGAAATCGATCGCCGCGGCCTCTCCATAGTTGCTCGCGACGATCGCCGCCTGCTCGCGCTGCGGCGGCGGCAACGCATCGTAGATCGCGGCGACGCTCCGTGCGAGTTG
It includes:
- a CDS encoding DNA-3-methyladenine glycosylase I translates to MPERRKGDRQPKRCPWASTPALIAYHDAEWGVPVHNDQALFEMLVLEGAQAGLSWETVLRKRERYRELFGGFDPAFVANITPSRVKRMMLDAGIIRNRAKIEAAIGNARALLFVRQEFDSFDAYIWRFVGGKTIVHSPRRLGDVPASSSESDAMSRDLRKRGFRFVGPTICYAFMQAVGMVNDHFVNCAWR